One genomic region from Chthonomonas calidirosea T49 encodes:
- a CDS encoding DUF4397 domain-containing protein, protein MRKVMGTLMGIGLAFVLVGCGGLGTGPNTTSRVRLLNALIGGPSGGVNIVQRGMPVNTQPLLYGQILPSANGGISAYYTVVSGGDAITGTGVNTDVYAAPAVSGTPLAPEASFLLSPHTPGQSDGTYTIIVAGIVGQTGAEGPTLFRAIDNVPSISYGTTNAYLRVINLAPDTAGTAGITLLNNGLPIQGLTNISYGTPSSSSNYVPLSVVAGSTFDFSVVAAGSNTPIPTQSDISHVTLQAGHAYTMFFIGEVNPINGAPHFDVILTEDQ, encoded by the coding sequence ATGCGGAAGGTCATGGGCACGTTAATGGGAATAGGGCTTGCCTTTGTCCTTGTGGGCTGTGGAGGGTTAGGCACTGGGCCGAACACCACGAGTCGCGTGCGATTGTTAAATGCCCTCATCGGCGGGCCGTCGGGCGGGGTCAACATCGTGCAACGGGGAATGCCTGTAAACACACAGCCTCTGCTTTATGGACAGATATTGCCGTCGGCAAATGGCGGGATTAGCGCCTACTACACCGTTGTGTCTGGAGGCGATGCCATTACGGGCACCGGAGTCAACACCGATGTCTATGCGGCACCCGCCGTCAGCGGTACTCCTTTGGCGCCGGAGGCCTCCTTCTTGCTTAGTCCACATACTCCAGGCCAAAGCGATGGGACCTATACCATTATCGTGGCCGGGATTGTTGGGCAAACAGGAGCCGAAGGACCTACCCTGTTCCGCGCTATTGACAACGTACCTTCTATCTCCTACGGTACAACGAACGCCTATCTGCGCGTGATCAACCTTGCACCCGATACCGCAGGAACCGCGGGAATTACCCTGCTGAACAACGGGTTGCCGATACAAGGACTCACCAACATCAGCTACGGAACGCCCTCTTCCTCGTCCAACTATGTGCCTCTATCGGTGGTTGCCGGTTCTACATTCGATTTCAGCGTGGTAGCGGCCGGCTCTAATACCCCAATTCCAACACAAAGCGACATCAGCCATGTTACTCTTCAAGCAGGACATGCCTATACCATGTTCTTCATTGGCGAAGTCAACCCCATAAATGGGGCCCCGCATTTCGATGTGATTTTAACCGAGGATCAGTAG
- the aroF gene encoding 3-deoxy-7-phosphoheptulonate synthase has protein sequence MIIVMKKGATKEDVHSVEERIREWGYSAHTIYGAERTVVGAVGVPEADKARYMESLEAMPCVEKVIAILRPYKFASREYHPEGTVVDVNGIPVGGKQVVIMAGPCTVETYEQTWESAVACHAAGATILRGGAYKPSTSPYSFQGHGEEGLKILRDVADKLGMRVVTEVMDPRNVELVCRYADILQIGTRNMQNYDLLREVGRVRTPVLLKRGMWARIEEWMQAAEYILVGGNPNVILCERGIRTFETHTRNTLDLSAVPAVKELSHLPIIVDPSQGTGKRSLVEAMSKAAIAAGADGLLIEVHPHPDQALKDGAQSLTCEGFCNLMRNLRPVVEAVGRTL, from the coding sequence ATGATCATAGTGATGAAAAAAGGCGCCACAAAGGAAGACGTTCACAGCGTAGAGGAGCGCATTCGGGAGTGGGGCTATAGCGCTCATACGATCTATGGAGCGGAGCGCACGGTTGTTGGAGCGGTGGGCGTGCCGGAGGCCGATAAAGCGCGCTATATGGAATCCTTGGAGGCGATGCCCTGCGTGGAAAAGGTTATCGCGATTCTGCGTCCGTACAAATTCGCCAGCCGAGAATATCATCCTGAAGGCACTGTGGTAGATGTGAATGGGATACCGGTAGGAGGGAAACAGGTAGTTATTATGGCCGGCCCTTGCACCGTGGAGACCTACGAGCAGACCTGGGAATCGGCCGTAGCCTGCCATGCGGCCGGTGCCACCATCTTAAGAGGTGGAGCTTACAAGCCCTCTACATCGCCCTACTCTTTTCAAGGGCACGGAGAGGAGGGGTTAAAAATCCTTCGGGATGTGGCAGACAAACTTGGCATGCGTGTTGTTACCGAGGTGATGGACCCACGTAATGTGGAGTTGGTGTGCCGCTATGCCGATATTCTCCAGATCGGCACGCGCAACATGCAAAACTACGATCTCCTCCGTGAGGTAGGCCGTGTGCGGACGCCCGTGCTACTAAAGCGGGGCATGTGGGCACGTATAGAGGAGTGGATGCAGGCCGCAGAATACATCCTTGTGGGCGGCAACCCAAATGTCATTCTTTGTGAGCGCGGCATTCGCACCTTTGAGACCCATACGCGTAACACACTCGATCTCTCAGCAGTGCCCGCAGTAAAAGAGCTTTCGCACCTTCCGATCATCGTGGATCCAAGTCAGGGAACCGGTAAGCGCAGCCTAGTTGAAGCGATGTCAAAAGCCGCCATCGCTGCTGGCGCCGATGGACTGCTTATCGAGGTGCATCCTCATCCCGATCAGGCGCTCAAAGATGGAGCCCAATCCCTCACCTGTGAAGGTTTTTGCAACCTTATGCGCAATCTGCGGCCGGTGGTGGAGGCAGTAGGCAGAACGCTTTAG
- a CDS encoding anti-sigma factor family protein gives MPKSTEFEPNGNQQFEPFNEERIWNLLSSYIDGELTQEEQEVLHGLLAKSPQWKKELARLEATTQILRKESEVEPPAHLRDAILAATVKRRTWRQQITELWMRKRIAGSVVLSGGALAIAVALWVAFFRFSALPASHSPSWRSARVAVLPQTPTLQRRNRSLVPSSHHPLQNRTTTATSSRSAETLIAKLVAPLRSNPLAPNFAQQQSHSTVASLPSENHSKVAQTTQPVRRQTSLQTNRSSSIEEPTKATPSNASDTMVQMAAVFSPVPGMDQINQPAFSHRVGDMAGMDTASPRAGSSPSSQTQTTGQKPSGATTTANSSATTSPSATTVQPVADKQPVTNQGDTPLAYMAYLPPDALKFRSTASIKRELSERNLGLSRIAIENTEQRQARIVLVSGRF, from the coding sequence ATGCCCAAATCAACAGAATTTGAACCCAATGGGAACCAGCAGTTCGAACCGTTCAACGAAGAACGGATATGGAATCTGCTAAGTAGCTATATAGATGGCGAGTTGACACAGGAAGAACAAGAGGTACTTCATGGCCTTCTCGCCAAGTCGCCGCAGTGGAAGAAAGAGCTGGCCAGGCTGGAGGCTACCACACAAATTTTGCGCAAAGAGTCGGAGGTGGAACCGCCAGCCCATCTACGCGATGCCATTCTCGCTGCTACGGTGAAGCGGCGCACATGGCGTCAGCAGATAACGGAGCTATGGATGCGCAAACGCATCGCCGGCTCTGTAGTGCTGTCGGGTGGGGCTTTGGCTATAGCGGTTGCGTTGTGGGTAGCCTTTTTCAGGTTTAGCGCCCTGCCGGCTTCTCATAGTCCCTCTTGGCGATCAGCGCGTGTGGCTGTTTTACCACAGACGCCCACTCTACAGCGGCGCAACCGCAGCCTAGTTCCCTCTTCTCATCATCCGCTGCAGAACAGAACCACGACAGCTACATCGAGCCGATCAGCTGAAACGCTTATTGCCAAGCTTGTCGCGCCGTTGCGCTCTAATCCACTAGCTCCGAACTTCGCGCAACAACAAAGCCACTCTACCGTTGCCTCTCTCCCCTCTGAAAACCATTCTAAGGTGGCCCAGACCACACAACCAGTACGACGACAGACGAGTCTTCAAACTAACAGATCCTCATCTATAGAGGAGCCGACGAAAGCGACTCCCAGCAATGCCTCCGACACAATGGTTCAGATGGCGGCTGTCTTCTCGCCGGTTCCTGGCATGGATCAGATCAATCAACCAGCTTTTAGCCATCGTGTCGGTGATATGGCGGGGATGGATACCGCCTCTCCACGTGCTGGTTCCTCGCCGTCGAGCCAAACCCAAACGACAGGACAAAAGCCGAGCGGGGCCACTACGACGGCAAATAGTAGCGCTACAACTTCTCCAAGTGCCACGACGGTTCAGCCCGTGGCCGATAAGCAGCCGGTGACCAACCAAGGGGATACCCCGTTAGCCTACATGGCCTATCTGCCACCCGATGCCCTTAAGTTTCGCTCAACAGCCTCTATCAAGCGCGAGCTCTCCGAGCGTAATTTAGGGCTTAGTCGCATCGCTATAGAAAATACAGAGCAACGCCAAGCCCGAATCGTGTTAGTAAGTGGCCGTTTCTAG